A region of Paractinoplanes abujensis DNA encodes the following proteins:
- a CDS encoding response regulator, with translation MTHSVLIVDDSLTVRMDLHEAFEADGFGTILCATGAEARTAFATGDFDVAVLDVLLPDADGLELLTELRGQPDRAGVVTILLSSVDEVADRLAGLRTGADEYVGKPYDAGYVVARVRQLLGDGPDRTGDRTQVLIVDDSLTFREQLRELLESEGYAVLLAPSGEEGLRMAADRRPQAVIVDGVMPGIDGATVIRRIRLDPALRDTPCILMTAADDYATELQMLDAGADAFLRKQQNLAVVPAKLNAVLRQSSEQLPIEVTGSLHGPSKVLALTPDRERLAGLAAALQGEGYDVIQVTDTDDALDLLGEQPVDCIVLGLGPRGELGREACRRIKEVPRIGETPIVMTGASDDDMLACLGSGADDYVRADSAAEALHAHVRTQIRRKQSHDESRRIREELMRRELDAAEERSARQLAETRAALVEELEWRNRELEAFSGSVSHDLRGPLQVISSFAEHMLDDEDEPLGAEARRRLSRIQAAAHRMADLVESLLILARASRGDLRRAEFDMTATTWSVIGEVEARDPEHKVSFTVHERMRADADEGLVRVILENLINNAVKFTRKVTAPVIAVGRAGDAFFVRDNGAGFPAGKAGELFRPFARLHSAEDFPGTGIGLTTVHRAVERHGGEIWAEGEDGRGATFWFTLPPAAGPAAVPDRRAQARRSG, from the coding sequence ATGACCCACAGTGTGCTGATCGTCGACGACAGCTTGACCGTCCGGATGGACCTGCACGAGGCGTTCGAGGCGGACGGGTTCGGCACGATTTTGTGCGCGACCGGCGCCGAGGCGCGCACGGCCTTCGCCACCGGCGACTTCGACGTGGCCGTGCTCGACGTGCTGCTGCCCGACGCCGACGGCCTCGAGCTGCTCACCGAGCTGCGCGGGCAGCCCGACCGGGCCGGCGTGGTGACGATCCTGCTGAGCAGCGTGGACGAGGTGGCCGACCGGCTGGCCGGGCTGCGCACCGGGGCCGACGAATACGTGGGCAAGCCGTACGACGCGGGCTACGTCGTGGCCCGGGTGCGGCAGCTGCTCGGCGACGGCCCGGACCGCACCGGCGACCGGACCCAGGTGCTGATCGTGGACGACAGCCTGACGTTCCGCGAGCAGTTGCGCGAGCTGCTGGAGAGTGAGGGATACGCCGTGCTGCTGGCCCCCAGCGGCGAGGAGGGCCTGCGGATGGCGGCGGACCGGCGCCCGCAGGCGGTCATCGTGGACGGTGTGATGCCGGGCATCGACGGGGCCACGGTGATCCGCCGGATCCGCCTCGACCCGGCCCTGCGCGACACCCCGTGCATCCTGATGACCGCGGCCGACGACTACGCCACCGAGCTGCAGATGCTCGACGCGGGGGCCGACGCGTTCCTGCGTAAGCAGCAGAACCTGGCGGTCGTGCCGGCCAAGCTCAACGCGGTGCTGCGGCAGAGCTCGGAGCAGCTGCCCATCGAGGTCACCGGCAGTCTGCACGGGCCGAGCAAGGTGCTGGCGCTGACCCCGGACCGGGAGCGGCTGGCCGGCCTGGCGGCGGCGCTGCAGGGCGAGGGCTACGACGTGATCCAGGTGACCGACACCGACGACGCGCTCGACCTGCTGGGTGAGCAGCCGGTCGACTGCATCGTGCTCGGACTGGGGCCACGCGGCGAGCTGGGCCGCGAGGCCTGCCGGCGGATCAAGGAGGTGCCGCGGATCGGGGAGACACCGATCGTGATGACCGGCGCGTCCGACGACGACATGCTGGCCTGCCTGGGTTCCGGGGCCGACGACTACGTACGGGCCGACTCGGCCGCGGAGGCGTTGCACGCGCACGTCCGTACGCAGATCCGGCGCAAGCAGTCGCACGACGAGAGCCGCCGCATCCGCGAGGAACTGATGCGCCGCGAACTGGACGCGGCCGAGGAACGCTCGGCCCGGCAGCTCGCCGAGACCCGGGCCGCCCTGGTCGAGGAGCTGGAATGGCGCAACCGGGAGCTGGAGGCGTTCTCCGGCTCGGTGTCGCACGACCTGCGCGGGCCGCTGCAGGTGATCAGCAGCTTCGCCGAGCACATGCTGGACGACGAGGACGAGCCGCTGGGGGCCGAGGCGCGGCGCCGGCTGAGCCGCATCCAGGCGGCCGCGCACCGGATGGCCGACCTGGTCGAGTCGCTGCTGATCCTGGCCCGGGCCAGCCGGGGCGACCTGCGCCGGGCCGAGTTCGACATGACCGCCACCACCTGGTCGGTGATCGGCGAGGTGGAGGCGCGCGACCCCGAGCACAAGGTGTCGTTCACCGTGCACGAGAGGATGCGCGCGGACGCCGACGAGGGCCTGGTCCGGGTGATCCTGGAAAACCTGATCAACAACGCGGTCAAGTTCACCCGCAAGGTCACGGCGCCGGTCATCGCGGTGGGCCGGGCCGGGGACGCCTTCTTCGTGCGGGACAACGGCGCCGGGTTCCCGGCCGGCAAGGCGGGCGAACTGTTCCGCCCGTTCGCCCGGCTGCACAGTGCCGAGGACTTCCCCGGCACCGGGATCGGGCTGACCACCGTGCACCGGGCCGTCGAGCGGCACGGCGGGGAGATCTGGGCCGAGGGTGAGGACGGCCGGGGCGCGACGTTCTGGTTCACGCTGCCCCCGGCGGCGGGACCGGCCGCGGTGCCGGACCGGCGAGCTCAGGCCCGCCGGTCCGGCTGA
- the cheB gene encoding chemotaxis-specific protein-glutamate methyltransferase CheB, whose protein sequence is MIRVLLVEDSATMRNHLRESLAADPELQVVGEATDGTDAVAMVARLRPDVVTMDMMLPTMSGLVATEHIMAEHPTPILVVSSADRRELFSTYNALAAGAVDVLEKPRGDASDEDWGRRLCAAVRLVSRIRVITHPRARLDGRGKSAAPMPASPAPVVPLPQESLHAVALGASTGGPGALTDLLRALPVGFRPPILCVQHIAASEPFAVAFSDWLAGQTGRDVSYARDRTPLAALGGRVVLAPPDRHLLVREGMVRLSDAPPRHSCRPSVDVLFESVAAEYGPSAAGCLLTGMGRDGAEGLLMMRGRGAVTFAQDEASCVVYGMPREAALLGAAAYVLPPARIAARLTELKPAGSPR, encoded by the coding sequence ATGATCCGTGTTCTGTTGGTGGAGGACTCCGCGACCATGCGGAACCACCTGCGCGAATCGCTCGCCGCCGACCCGGAGCTGCAGGTCGTGGGTGAGGCGACCGACGGCACGGACGCGGTCGCCATGGTGGCCCGGCTGCGCCCCGACGTGGTGACGATGGACATGATGCTGCCCACGATGAGCGGGCTGGTCGCCACCGAGCACATCATGGCCGAGCATCCGACGCCGATCCTGGTCGTCTCGTCGGCCGACCGGCGCGAGCTCTTCAGCACCTACAACGCGCTGGCCGCGGGGGCGGTGGACGTGCTGGAGAAGCCGCGCGGCGACGCCTCCGACGAGGACTGGGGGCGGCGGCTGTGCGCGGCCGTCCGGCTCGTCTCGCGCATCCGGGTGATCACGCACCCGCGGGCCCGGCTCGACGGCCGGGGGAAATCGGCCGCCCCGATGCCGGCGTCCCCGGCCCCGGTGGTGCCGCTGCCGCAGGAATCGCTGCACGCCGTGGCGCTGGGCGCCTCGACGGGCGGGCCGGGCGCGCTGACCGACCTGCTGCGCGCGCTGCCGGTCGGCTTCCGCCCGCCGATCCTGTGCGTGCAGCACATCGCGGCCAGCGAGCCGTTCGCGGTGGCGTTCTCCGACTGGCTGGCCGGGCAGACGGGACGCGACGTCAGCTACGCCCGGGACCGTACCCCGCTGGCCGCCCTGGGCGGCCGGGTCGTGCTGGCCCCGCCGGACCGGCATCTGCTGGTGCGCGAGGGCATGGTGCGGCTCAGCGACGCCCCGCCCCGGCACTCGTGCCGCCCGTCGGTGGACGTGCTGTTCGAGTCGGTGGCCGCCGAGTACGGCCCGTCCGCGGCCGGCTGCCTGCTCACCGGCATGGGCCGCGACGGCGCCGAGGGGCTGCTGATGATGCGGGGCCGCGGCGCGGTCACGTTCGCCCAGGACGAGGCCAGCTGCGTCGTCTACGGCATGCCGCGCGAGGCGGCCCTGCTCGGCGCGGCCGCGTACGTGCTGCCCCCGGCCCGGATCGCGGCCCGGCTCACCGAGCTGAAACCCGCGGGGAGCCCGCGATGA
- a CDS encoding hybrid sensor histidine kinase/response regulator, whose protein sequence is MTSDPLRYFRIEARELIDQISAGVLDLDQQPGTDQVARLLRFAHTLKGAARVVKQQDIADRAHEFEEVLVPHRDESPPALPADEMRELLRLNDEIAGFVDALSGPSPTAPVPLPGAAPPVDLGPPTPTAVAPAPPEPIRTVPLNEPTNQAEVDQANAAAELARGAEAASGRAPERAATADLDELLDAIGEASSRIAPLRDGGRTLAKLHRTVEHLGDRMRVGRTTVTDAAARTAVRRLAGELGALGRRLTDAVDQVERELDEVRGRAEGLRLVPAGSIFTALRRAVRDAADAEGKRVNFHATGADVRMGPNLLNLISGAFLHVVRNAVVHGIEAEDQRLAAGKPAEGTVGVHVERRGRYAEFRCSDDGRGFDLAALRRTAEERGLLRPGADAGPQALIDLVLHGGISTAPGVTEVAGRGIGMDVARDVAAQLGGEVSIDNRPGQGATVRLVVPLTLLSMNGLIVEAGGTTATMPLDAVRRCVRLAADEMIAATATARLAHEGEVLPFLPLAGALHAVPAEDGAGPGSGVAVVLAADRDTVAIGVDRLAGITTLVARPLPDLAPAAPVIASVSIDLDGNPRLVLDAHGLVAEARQESAAARGDQAASTRPKMPILVVDDSLTTRMLERSILESAGYEVDLAASGEEGLERARSRDYGLYLSDIDMPGIDGFTFVARAKADPQLAHVPAILVSSRASAEDKRRGAEVGAAAYVIKGEFNQEELLAHIRRLIL, encoded by the coding sequence ATGACCAGCGATCCGCTGCGCTACTTCCGGATCGAGGCCCGCGAGCTGATCGACCAGATCAGCGCGGGGGTGCTCGACCTGGATCAGCAGCCGGGCACCGACCAGGTGGCCCGGCTGCTGCGGTTCGCGCACACCCTCAAGGGCGCGGCCCGCGTGGTCAAGCAGCAAGACATCGCGGACCGGGCCCACGAGTTCGAGGAGGTGCTGGTCCCGCACCGCGACGAGAGCCCGCCCGCGCTCCCGGCCGACGAGATGCGCGAACTGCTGCGCCTCAACGACGAGATCGCGGGGTTCGTGGACGCACTGTCGGGGCCGTCGCCGACTGCTCCCGTGCCGTTGCCCGGGGCCGCACCACCGGTCGATCTCGGGCCGCCCACACCGACGGCCGTCGCACCGGCGCCGCCCGAGCCGATCCGCACCGTGCCCCTCAACGAACCCACCAACCAGGCCGAGGTGGACCAGGCGAACGCCGCCGCCGAGCTGGCCCGGGGGGCCGAGGCAGCCTCGGGCCGGGCACCCGAGCGGGCCGCCACAGCCGACCTGGACGAGCTGCTGGACGCGATCGGTGAGGCCAGTTCGCGGATCGCGCCGCTGCGCGACGGCGGCCGCACGCTGGCCAAGCTGCACCGCACCGTCGAGCACCTGGGCGACCGCATGCGGGTGGGCCGCACGACGGTCACCGACGCCGCCGCCCGTACGGCGGTCCGCCGGCTCGCGGGTGAGCTGGGCGCGCTCGGCCGGCGCCTCACCGACGCCGTCGACCAGGTCGAACGCGAGCTCGACGAGGTGCGCGGCCGGGCCGAGGGGCTGCGCCTGGTGCCGGCCGGTTCGATCTTCACGGCGCTGCGCCGGGCGGTCCGCGACGCCGCCGACGCCGAGGGCAAGCGGGTCAACTTCCACGCCACGGGGGCCGACGTCCGGATGGGCCCCAACCTGCTCAACCTGATCAGCGGCGCGTTCCTGCACGTCGTACGGAACGCGGTGGTGCACGGCATCGAGGCCGAGGACCAGCGCCTGGCCGCGGGCAAACCGGCCGAGGGCACGGTCGGCGTGCACGTCGAGCGGCGCGGCCGGTACGCCGAGTTCCGCTGCAGCGACGACGGGCGCGGCTTCGACCTGGCCGCGCTGCGCCGCACCGCCGAGGAACGCGGCCTGCTGCGGCCGGGGGCCGACGCCGGGCCGCAGGCGCTGATCGACCTGGTGCTGCACGGCGGCATCAGCACCGCGCCCGGCGTCACCGAGGTGGCCGGCCGCGGCATCGGCATGGACGTGGCCCGCGACGTCGCGGCGCAGCTGGGCGGTGAGGTCTCCATCGACAACCGGCCCGGGCAGGGCGCCACCGTACGGCTGGTCGTGCCGCTGACTCTGCTGAGCATGAACGGGCTGATCGTCGAGGCCGGCGGCACGACCGCGACGATGCCGCTGGACGCGGTGCGCCGGTGTGTGCGCCTGGCCGCCGACGAGATGATCGCCGCCACCGCCACCGCCCGGCTCGCGCACGAGGGTGAGGTGCTGCCGTTCCTGCCGCTGGCCGGGGCGCTGCACGCGGTGCCCGCTGAGGACGGGGCCGGACCGGGCTCCGGGGTGGCCGTGGTGCTCGCGGCCGACCGGGACACCGTGGCGATCGGCGTCGACCGGCTGGCCGGCATCACCACGCTGGTGGCCCGCCCGCTGCCCGACCTGGCCCCGGCCGCCCCGGTGATCGCCAGCGTCTCGATCGACCTGGACGGCAACCCGCGGCTCGTGCTGGACGCGCACGGGCTGGTCGCCGAGGCCCGGCAGGAGAGCGCGGCCGCCCGCGGCGACCAGGCCGCCAGCACCCGCCCGAAGATGCCGATCCTGGTCGTCGACGACTCGCTGACCACGCGGATGCTGGAACGCAGCATCCTCGAGTCGGCCGGCTACGAGGTCGACCTGGCCGCGTCGGGCGAGGAGGGGCTGGAACGGGCCCGCAGCCGCGACTACGGGCTGTACCTGTCCGACATCGACATGCCCGGCATCGACGGCTTCACGTTCGTGGCCCGTGCGAAGGCCGACCCGCAGCTGGCTCACGTGCCCGCGATCCTGGTCAGCTCGCGGGCCAGCGCGGAGGACAAACGCAGGGGGGCCGAGGTGGGTGCGGCCGCGTACGTGATCAAGGGCGAGTTCAACCAGGAGGAACTGCTGGCGCACATCCGGAGGCTGATCCTCTGA
- a CDS encoding methyl-accepting chemotaxis protein, translating into MMAGRTFGNKLAAGFGLTLALTLLMTATSVLALRYVLSTKDTVISSARVNLVGAEALSAAMESRIADYRGYLLTRSGEYLNGTNADRNRFLDQVSLLRTTMTDPTSKELLEVVSEAEAKHAAILAPVIEQRSRMATLENIDQLAGNEQVKAARIAVQKAIAELITRQAAVVDSRRDASTRRAGEAMWFIVGIGAVLIAAAALVAWKLSRDLKREVGAAVGHIQSSSAQLEAAAAQQASGGRDQASAMNEITTTISELLITSRQIADSAQRVSKIAEDTAEAARTGDATIDQTRASITAIRTQVDQIVQHMLALGEKSQQIGGVVELVSELAEQTNILAINATIEASGAGEWGRRFAVVAEEIRKLADRTAGSAKEIRALIEDVRGAVNTTVMATEIGAKAVDAGSRQFDDATSSFRKIAGLVATTSDATREIELSTKQQTTAVEQVNVAASDTARVTRETEASAVQTKQTAAHLSTLSGELLDLVGTGRH; encoded by the coding sequence ATGATGGCCGGACGCACTTTCGGCAACAAGCTGGCCGCCGGTTTCGGCCTGACCCTGGCCCTGACCCTGCTGATGACGGCGACCTCCGTGCTGGCGCTGCGCTATGTGCTGAGCACCAAGGACACCGTGATCTCGTCAGCCCGGGTCAACCTGGTCGGGGCCGAGGCGCTCAGCGCGGCCATGGAGTCACGGATCGCCGACTACCGCGGCTATCTGCTCACCCGCAGCGGCGAATATCTCAACGGCACGAACGCCGACCGCAACCGGTTCCTCGACCAGGTGTCGCTGCTGCGCACGACGATGACCGACCCCACCTCGAAGGAGCTGCTCGAAGTGGTCTCGGAGGCCGAGGCCAAGCACGCCGCGATCCTGGCCCCGGTGATCGAGCAGCGCTCCCGGATGGCCACCCTGGAGAACATCGACCAGCTCGCCGGCAACGAGCAGGTCAAAGCGGCGCGGATCGCCGTGCAGAAGGCAATCGCCGAGCTGATCACCCGGCAGGCGGCTGTGGTGGACAGCCGCCGGGACGCGTCGACGAGGCGGGCCGGCGAAGCGATGTGGTTCATCGTCGGGATCGGGGCCGTGCTGATCGCGGCGGCCGCCCTGGTGGCCTGGAAGCTCAGCCGCGACCTCAAGCGTGAGGTGGGCGCCGCGGTCGGGCACATCCAGAGCTCGTCGGCCCAGCTCGAGGCGGCCGCGGCCCAGCAGGCGTCCGGCGGCCGCGACCAGGCCAGCGCGATGAACGAGATCACCACGACGATCAGCGAGCTGCTCATCACGTCGCGGCAGATCGCCGACAGCGCCCAGCGCGTGTCCAAGATCGCCGAGGACACGGCGGAGGCGGCCCGCACCGGCGACGCCACCATCGACCAGACCCGGGCCTCGATCACGGCCATCCGCACCCAGGTCGACCAGATCGTGCAGCACATGCTGGCCCTGGGCGAGAAGTCGCAGCAGATCGGCGGGGTCGTCGAGCTGGTGTCGGAGCTGGCCGAGCAGACCAACATCCTGGCCATCAACGCCACCATCGAGGCCAGCGGGGCCGGCGAGTGGGGCCGCCGGTTCGCCGTGGTCGCCGAGGAGATCCGCAAGCTGGCCGACCGTACGGCGGGCTCGGCCAAGGAGATCCGCGCGCTCATCGAGGACGTGCGCGGGGCCGTCAACACGACGGTGATGGCCACCGAGATCGGGGCCAAGGCGGTGGACGCGGGCTCCCGGCAGTTCGACGACGCCACCAGCTCCTTCCGCAAGATCGCGGGCCTGGTCGCCACCACCAGCGACGCCACCCGCGAGATCGAACTGTCGACCAAGCAGCAGACCACCGCGGTCGAGCAGGTAAACGTGGCCGCCTCGGACACCGCCCGGGTCACCCGCGAGACCGAGGCCAGCGCGGTGCAGACCAAGCAGACGGCGGCCCACCTCAGCACCCTCTCCGGCGAGCTGCTGGACCTGGTCGGAACCGGACGCCACTGA
- a CDS encoding chemotaxis protein CheW, with translation MSAGSVSRRLHQLREDFDQSFAEPARSHDEEHLELLTIRAGGRPYAIRLSQTSGVHPDRPVTPLPGPQPALLGLAGFAGAVVPVYDLAALLGHPVANVPRWLVLAAGTPQLGLAFHSLDGHVRAATADIIRESGAEARGARRGSLRGLVDLPGGSRPIIDIPATRALVHALAGHAPAADEENAA, from the coding sequence GTGAGCGCGGGAAGCGTCAGCCGGCGGCTGCACCAGCTGCGGGAGGACTTCGACCAGTCCTTCGCCGAGCCCGCGCGCAGCCACGACGAGGAACACCTGGAGCTGCTCACGATCCGGGCCGGTGGCCGCCCGTACGCGATCCGGCTCTCGCAGACCTCGGGCGTGCACCCGGACCGCCCGGTCACCCCGCTGCCCGGACCACAGCCCGCCCTGCTCGGCCTGGCCGGGTTCGCCGGGGCGGTGGTGCCCGTCTACGACCTGGCCGCGCTGCTCGGTCATCCGGTCGCGAACGTGCCGCGCTGGCTCGTCCTCGCGGCCGGCACGCCGCAGCTCGGCCTGGCCTTCCACTCCCTGGACGGGCACGTGCGGGCGGCCACCGCCGACATCATCCGCGAGTCGGGCGCCGAGGCCCGCGGCGCGCGCCGGGGCAGCCTGCGCGGGCTCGTCGACCTGCCCGGCGGCAGCCGCCCGATCATCGACATCCCGGCCACCCGGGCCCTGGTGCACGCATTGGCCGGGCACGCCCCGGCCGCAGACGAGGAGAACGCCGCATGA
- a CDS encoding CheR family methyltransferase: protein MSRPGRPGRFRELLAKRLGWTFADNDARQLEDLLRDRAAQHGMHVEDYLTRLDARPWEAEVTELVERLSITETYFFRHGEQFAALREDALPERIAARSAQRTLRMLSVACSSGEEAYSLAIAARQARPDPDWLISVTGVDANPQVLRKAEKAWYSTWSLRETPDTVRRRWFRQADSGYWVVDEIRRLVRFQRTNVAAPDDDLWRPEQYDVVFCRNLLMYLTPDVVSALVERMTRALVPGGFLFLGHTDSLGSNPAGLELRHSHHSFYYRRHGGPTPLQRIAPAPAASSPPVPSYAVRPEPVVPEDVYPRALDLLRQERFTDALELLTASGPGPLEPRDRLLHGVLLAHTGRLDEAVALARKLSDDNGLNPDAHQLLGLCLEDGSAVAEAIGQYRLAAYLDPGFALPRMRLGQLARRQGDDRTAAGELERALDLLAQEDDRRITLFGGGFGRIALTVLCRSELDACAVRP from the coding sequence GTGAGCCGGCCCGGCCGGCCCGGCCGTTTCCGGGAGCTGCTGGCCAAGCGGCTGGGCTGGACGTTCGCCGACAACGACGCCCGGCAGCTGGAGGACCTGCTGCGCGACCGGGCCGCCCAGCACGGCATGCACGTCGAGGACTACCTGACCCGGCTGGACGCGCGGCCGTGGGAGGCCGAGGTCACCGAGCTGGTCGAGCGGCTCAGCATCACCGAGACCTACTTCTTCCGGCACGGCGAGCAGTTCGCCGCGCTGCGCGAGGACGCCCTGCCGGAGCGGATCGCGGCCCGCTCGGCCCAGCGCACGCTGCGGATGCTGTCGGTCGCCTGTTCCTCCGGCGAGGAGGCGTACTCGCTGGCCATCGCGGCCCGGCAGGCCCGGCCCGATCCGGACTGGCTGATCAGCGTGACCGGCGTCGACGCCAACCCGCAGGTGCTCCGCAAGGCCGAGAAGGCTTGGTATTCGACGTGGTCGCTGCGGGAGACCCCGGACACGGTGCGCCGCCGCTGGTTCCGGCAGGCCGACAGCGGCTACTGGGTGGTCGACGAGATCCGGCGGCTGGTCCGGTTCCAGCGCACCAACGTGGCCGCGCCCGACGACGACTTGTGGCGCCCCGAGCAGTACGACGTCGTCTTCTGCCGCAACTTGCTGATGTATCTCACCCCTGATGTCGTGTCGGCGCTGGTCGAGCGGATGACCCGGGCCCTGGTGCCGGGCGGGTTCCTGTTTCTGGGCCACACCGACTCGCTGGGCAGCAACCCCGCGGGGCTCGAGCTGCGGCACAGCCACCACTCGTTCTACTACCGCCGGCACGGGGGCCCCACCCCGCTGCAGCGGATCGCGCCGGCGCCGGCGGCCAGTTCCCCACCGGTTCCCTCGTACGCGGTCCGGCCCGAGCCGGTCGTGCCGGAGGACGTCTATCCCCGCGCGCTGGATCTGCTGCGGCAGGAACGGTTCACCGACGCGCTGGAACTGCTCACCGCATCCGGGCCGGGCCCGCTGGAGCCCCGCGACCGGCTGCTGCACGGTGTGCTGCTGGCCCACACCGGGCGGCTGGACGAGGCGGTCGCGCTGGCCCGCAAGCTCAGTGACGACAACGGTCTCAACCCGGACGCGCATCAGCTGCTCGGGCTGTGCCTGGAGGACGGTTCGGCGGTGGCCGAGGCGATCGGGCAGTACCGGCTGGCGGCGTACCTGGATCCGGGTTTCGCCCTGCCCCGGATGCGGCTGGGCCAGCTCGCCCGGCGCCAGGGCGACGACCGCACCGCGGCGGGCGAGCTGGAACGCGCGCTGGACCTGCTCGCGCAGGAGGACGACCGGCGGATCACCCTGTTCGGCGGCGGCTTCGGGCGGATCGCCCTCACCGTGCTGTGCCGCTCCGAGCTCGACGCCTGCGCGGTCCGCCCGTGA
- a CDS encoding chemotaxis protein CheW, producing MRQYGQAPAHSDEGAGVVSLVFRAGPLLCALRLDEVIETMRPLETRALAGTPAFVRGITVLRGVPTPVIDVSRLLGGGTAEAERYLAVRTERGAVALATGEVLGIRAVEAEPTGGHPALLGGGNTRLVAGVGTMGTEPLLLLQSMRAVPDEVWEAAAAAGVPS from the coding sequence ATGCGGCAGTACGGACAAGCGCCCGCGCACTCCGACGAGGGCGCCGGGGTCGTCTCGCTCGTCTTCCGGGCCGGCCCGCTGCTCTGCGCGCTCCGCCTCGACGAGGTCATCGAGACGATGCGGCCGCTGGAGACGCGCGCCCTGGCCGGCACGCCTGCCTTCGTCCGCGGGATCACCGTGCTGCGCGGCGTCCCCACCCCCGTGATCGACGTGTCGCGTCTGCTCGGCGGCGGCACCGCGGAGGCCGAGCGTTACCTGGCCGTGCGCACCGAGCGCGGTGCGGTGGCGCTGGCCACCGGCGAGGTGCTCGGCATCCGTGCGGTCGAGGCGGAGCCCACCGGCGGTCACCCGGCGCTGCTCGGCGGTGGCAACACGCGGCTGGTGGCCGGGGTGGGCACGATGGGCACCGAGCCGCTGCTGCTGTTGCAGAGCATGCGGGCCGTGCCGGACGAGGTCTGGGAAGCAGCCGCCGCCGCGGGCGTGCCGTCGTGA
- a CDS encoding acyltransferase family protein, translating to MRNRYLDLLRAAAIVRVIVYHLFGWPWLSIVLPAMGVMFALAGSLTAASLEKRAASTVVTSRLRRLLPPLWLLGLVVVPVMLVAGWARESDGEHPFSLPGLLFWLLPIADPPGSDQAIDAWEPLWYIRAYVWFVLLSPVLFALWRRVGWAAVAAPLVIMAGLDLTGFELPGTADAALWDFVTYGACWVAGFAHHDGRLARLKPWLAYPVALVMAAGALWWARDEGSFDLNDISESQALWSLAFVLIVLRWQPPMGWLERVKPLDRAVTLVNARAVTIYLWHNIAIAAVWPVLTVLALDDLGDRLGAATDLVAAFALTLAAMLVFGWAEDLGAKRRPRLWPSTAVPRAEPPKEPEPAFPAPSAGHRSSAAAAMTRTPRNWPPQPEQAPAQAAPTPYGEEEPPTPQWNRGTAHDPGLPVAGRRADPLDEG from the coding sequence GTGCGCAATCGCTACCTGGATCTTCTCCGTGCCGCCGCGATCGTCCGGGTGATCGTCTACCACCTGTTCGGATGGCCGTGGCTCTCGATCGTGCTGCCCGCCATGGGCGTCATGTTCGCGCTGGCCGGCTCGTTGACCGCCGCCTCGCTGGAGAAGCGGGCCGCGAGCACGGTCGTCACGTCCCGGCTCCGGCGCCTGCTCCCCCCGCTGTGGCTGCTGGGCCTGGTCGTCGTGCCGGTCATGCTGGTCGCCGGGTGGGCCCGCGAGAGCGACGGCGAGCACCCGTTCAGCTTGCCGGGGTTGCTGTTCTGGCTGCTGCCGATCGCCGACCCGCCCGGCAGCGACCAGGCGATCGACGCGTGGGAGCCGCTCTGGTACATCCGGGCGTACGTCTGGTTCGTGCTGCTCTCCCCTGTGCTGTTCGCGCTGTGGCGCCGGGTCGGGTGGGCCGCCGTCGCGGCGCCGCTGGTGATCATGGCCGGGCTCGATCTGACCGGGTTCGAGCTGCCCGGGACGGCCGACGCCGCGCTGTGGGACTTCGTCACGTACGGGGCCTGCTGGGTCGCCGGCTTCGCGCACCACGACGGCCGTTTGGCCCGGCTCAAGCCGTGGCTGGCCTACCCGGTCGCGCTCGTCATGGCCGCGGGTGCGCTGTGGTGGGCGCGGGACGAGGGCAGCTTCGACCTCAACGACATCTCGGAGTCGCAGGCGTTGTGGTCGCTCGCGTTCGTGCTGATCGTGCTGCGCTGGCAGCCGCCGATGGGCTGGCTGGAACGGGTCAAGCCGCTGGACCGGGCGGTCACGCTGGTCAACGCGCGGGCCGTGACCATCTATCTGTGGCACAACATCGCCATCGCCGCCGTGTGGCCGGTGCTGACCGTGCTCGCCCTGGACGATCTGGGTGACCGGCTGGGGGCGGCGACCGACCTGGTCGCGGCGTTCGCGCTGACGCTGGCGGCGATGCTGGTGTTCGGCTGGGCCGAGGATCTGGGCGCGAAGCGGCGGCCGCGGCTGTGGCCGTCGACGGCGGTCCCGCGGGCCGAGCCCCCGAAGGAGCCCGAGCCGGCGTTTCCGGCCCCGTCGGCCGGTCACCGTTCCAGCGCCGCGGCCGCGATGACCCGTACGCCCAGGAACTGGCCGCCGCAGCCGGAACAAGCGCCGGCACAAGCGGCCCCCACGCCGTACGGGGAAGAAGAGCCCCCCACGCCGCAGTGGAATCGCGGCACCGCACACGACCCGGGTCTGCCGGTGGCGGGCCGCCGCGCCGACCCGCTGGACGAGGGGTAG